The window cacATCGCCCTATTcggcctctctctctatccacTTCCCATCACATCGCCTTGAATCACACAGCGCGTCGATCAActcgcctctccatcttccattCTTCCATCTCAAATACCGAGTTTGTTGTCTCTCTTCTATTCTCGTCGCTGAGAGGCTCATCATGGCGAAAAAACGCGGCACGTTGAACATTTGGCCTTGTTGGGCTATGCCATTTGCTATGGCTTGGATCTTCCTCTTGATCCAACTGTCATCGTTCGTGCATGGCCTCGCCATCCCTACCGCTACTGATCAACGACCCAAAGCAGCTTTCGTCTCGCTCGCCCACGAGCACGACCTGCCCGCTGTCCTGTTTTCGATGTCGCAGCTCGAAGAGACATTCAACCACCGGTACCACTATCACTGGGTCTTCTTCAGCACGCAGCCCCTGAGCGAAGAATTCAGACGCCAAACCTCCAACGCAACCGGGGCTATTTGTATCTACGAAGTCATTTCTGAGCATAACTTGGCATCTTCAACATATCTGAAGCCACCGTCTGCCTCCAATGTGATGTCAACAGACTCGACCGATGGCGAGCATGTCTCTGAAGCTGGTCAGTCGACATCATTCCTTGGCCATACATCACGCTGGAATTCGGGTCCATTCGCCAGTGAGAAGCGGCTCAGAGACTATGATTGGTTTTGGAGAATTGAACCTGGCGTAAGTGGCCGTTGATCTGAGTTGCTCTCCTGTTTCTGAAGTGCTGTGTCATCTGTGCTTATTATTGAGAGCAGGCACAGTTTACTCATGACATCACATTCGATGTCTTCCGCTTTATGAGAGACCATGAGATTGCTTACGGTTTTAACGAGGCCTTGCTGGACAAGGACGAGATGCGAACTCATTCACAGCCAGTAAGATCTTTTATCGACCAACACCCTGATCTGTTGCACGCAGATGCGGATGTGTCCTGGTTCTTAGGGGGCAACGACGCGCCAATCGAGTCGGCAAATCGAAACGGCAGCCTTGATATCCGTGGTGACGCTGCTATTACGTGGATTGACTTGATTAGCTCGATGGTTCAGCGTATTCTAGATCGTCTTGGCTATCCTATTGCTGACTGGCAGCAGGGCGATAACTACACTGTTGATGGCGAAGACACAGGATCGCCAGCTGAAGCATTTGCGTCACAGTTGAGCAATATGTACAAGACAGGCTTGGAAGGAATCTCGCCAACGTTTGACATTGGATCTCTCTCATTCTTTCGAAGCAAGAGCCACCGAGACTTGTTCAACCATTTGGACGCCATGGGCGACTTTTACAACCGACGGCTGCGAGACATGGCTGTACCTACCATGAGTGCCAGCATGTTTCTGCCCCAGAAGAGTGTGTGGAATTACCGCAGGAGAGATGCACGGCATGCACACCGGCCAAGTCTCCCTGAATACACGCAACGGCCGAAAGCGAAGGGTTACGAGCTCAACTTGGGATTCAAGCTCAGAGGAAAGAACCGGATGGTTGGACCGCAGCGTCGGGATAGCATCCGGGAGCAAGAGAGGAACCCTGGAGAGAGCATGGCCGAGCGCTTTGCGCTTTGGGACCTAATGGCTCGCGATCTCAGTAGACAGGATGCTATCCCTGGCTTGCAGTCTGGTCATACTGTGATTGACGAGAGAAATTTTTCGATGAGctaaaaatctttttttggacGAGATGACGGatacgacgatgatgaaacCATTGGGTCATGGAAGGGAAACGGCGTACGGGAAATTGGTCATAGGCATGAGAACAGGGGCTTGGAGTTTGaaatttgttttctttttttccttttcttttctcgtgTGGAACAGGCTGGTCTGCATCTATGTATGGTCTTGTAGGGGCGTGGTAAATCCTAGGGGAACATATACGCAGAAATACAGTTGATATCTTTTAACATTCTGTTCCCTCTTccatttctcttttctctctttttttgcttctcgtTCTGCCTATTTTCAGACGCTGTGTTGGCTGCGAGGCTTGGTTTGATTCACGCTTGTCTCACTGTTGGAGTGGCAGCTAACGATGATGTCACACAAGAGGCACAGTCAGCAGCCAACGATGGCTGCAATGATAAACTCTAAATATGGATATTCTGTGTTGTTGATTGCACAGGATTTTTCAATTTACGAATACCTGAATTATTCAATTAAAGAGGGCGAAATTTaggtctttattatattctttctcttcttagaATCTTCTCTCCTTGAATTCGCCTTTCAAGGTCTCAGTTGGACCGCATGTGACACACACCACTAAAGAAACGAGCTAGCCCACGCATGTCTGAGACACTGGCAACCGGCCAAGGAGCAATAATTcactgctgcagcttgcgTGTTGGCTAATGTAGGTAGTTTCGGGTCACTTGCCGCCCTCTATGTTTATGTAAATACATATCATCCATGTACTATTAACTATCTAGTTGGCAATAGTAGCGACAAACAAGGCCCACAGAGATAACAACACAACCAACACAACCAACGAGGTGACAACCCGCAAGCGTCCCCAAAAAAAGGGTCTGACAAAAGCTTGCCCCGCAGATCGGTGGCAATCTGGGGGTCCTGGCGCTGTTGCGCAGTGGATGTGTCTGTGTTAGTGGGTGTGCGTCACGTCACTGAGCTACAGGAGCTACAGGGGCTCTTCAGGGGGTTCTGCCTTGAGATGTTACATCAGGCACGTGGGGACGGACGACAGGAGGTGTAGAGGgcttggaaaaaaaaacggttGAATGTGACGaatgaaaagaagcttttgCCATTGGAatgtcttcttcgccttctcttcttctgttggCGCTGCTTGAATACCTCCCCCTCCAAGTTCTTGACGTTATTAGCGGCCTGAGTTGGTTTTTAGTCCCCGCTAGCAGAGCCAAGCTTTCTTTCGGCCCCAACCCTCCGCtcctggttttttttttcttttcgagCTGAGCTCCCGTCCAGCGTCATCGAATCGAGAGGGGTGTGTGTCGCGTGGCCGGCATCCGATCGGATCAATCACCACCAACTCTCTTTGACTGCCTTGgactttttattcttttttttgtcattcTTGGCTAcagcttgagctgctgcttctacttcttctacGGGCTCAACGCATCGATCCGTCGCAGAAGCAATTGACACGCTTCAAGCTCTTGTCTCGCTTCAAATCTGCCCGCCATGGCGGTGCTCGACAGCGGAGGCTCGGCAATCCGGGCTGGGAGCTCTGGAAAGCCAATCTCACTGATTCTGGTGCGTTTGGATGGCCTCTTCTTATCGGAGTGTTGCTAACAGAGTCTCGCTATAGTTGACGGTCCAAAACTCGGCCTTTATTCTCATAATGCACTTCTCTCGCATCATGCCTCCAGCAGGCGACCATCGATACTTTCCCTCGACCGCCGTCTTCCTCCACGAGGTCATCAAGCTGGCTGTTTCCCTTACGCTGGCCCTGTACGAAGCATCCAAGACGCTGGCGCCCAGCACGCCTGCGACGGTGCTGTTTGAGCAGATATACAATGCCATGTTTTCGGCGGATGGGTGGAAGCTGATTATACCCGGGGTGTTTTACACGCTGCAGAACATCCTGCAGTATGTGGCGATAGAGAACTTGGATGCCGTGCATTTCCAGGTCCTGTACCAATTGAAGGTGAGCAGAGGAAATAAACGGCTTCAAACAAGCCCCTTTCATTTCTAACACTGGCGACTACTTATAGATCCTCACCACTGCGCTTTTCAGCGTCTATCTCCTAAGTCGCCCGCTCGGCTTCAAGCGCTGGCTCGCTCTCATCGTCCTCACCCTCGGCGTCTCAATCGTCTCTCTTCCCGGCtcgaccaccaccaccgatgTGCCCAGCGCCgattcccttcttctccacggcATGCCCGACCACTTCTTCCCTCGATCTCGCCACGAGCTCGGCCACGCCGTTCTTGACGATGCCCCTGCGCATCTCACGCGTCGTTCCGCCACCTACGAAGGCATTGACAACGACCTTCACTCCCTTGAGCCTCCCATGAACTACTCCGTCGGTGTGACTGCAGTTCTCATCGCCGCAGCAGTCTCCGGCCTTACTGGAGTGTATTTCGAAAAGATTCTCAAGGAGAATTCTTCCCAGGCCAGTGTGTGGATACGAAACCTGCAGCTGAGCTTCTACTCCATGATAGCCGCTCTCTTTGGTGGCGTCATGTGGCAAGATGGGTCTGGTATCCGCGAGCATGGCTTTTTCGAGGGCTACAACGCTATAGTGTGGGCGACGGTCATCTTGCAGGCGGCGGACGGCTTGCTAGCCAGCTTGGTGATTAGAGACGCGGATAACATTATCAAAAACTTTGCTACGAGTATCAGTATCATACTGAGTTTTCTCGTCAGCGTATGGGTTTTTGAGTTCAAAGTCACCTTCACTGTGAGTATGCCCTTTTCATGAAGGCTTACAAGCTTGCTAATTGAAAAATATGTAGTTCCTTCTAGGAACTGTGCTAGTGCTGCTAGCAACGTATATGTATAGTGTATCGGAAGAAGTCCCTCTTCGTGGCCGACCTCCTGCCATTAGGGTAGCAAAATTCGAAAAGCCTGCTATCGAACAGCTTCTTACGCCTCTGGGCACCCCTCGCCTAGGGCCCTCAAAACACCTCGGTTCCGTCGATCCATTTGACGTCAAGGGTGTGGCTTCGACATCCAGTCGGCCCAGCAGTCCGATGTTTGCTCGCTCAGGAAGTCGTCTGGCTCCGCAAAAGGAGCTGTGAATACCTGGTTGACAGCGGCATTCGATATTTCATCACATTTTTTCTGCTCAGGGGGAAACCAAAAACACGGTTCTTATTTTTGAGCTAATGACATAGCTtcatttactttttttttttttttatctttttttttttcggtctGTATGTGTCGGGAATGCAATACGGATATGGTGCATATAGAAAGAGGGCAATCTGGATCCAATAGGAGCCTGTAAGCTTTGGTATAGACGGCGATGGACGGAAAGCTTAGGGGAGGGAGTGTAAAAATGGCTGCAAATATACCCAATTACTCTACCGTTACTCTTTTACAATGTGGACGGCGCGGCTGTACTGCCAGGACTTTTCATCTATTGGCTCAAATAGCACGCATATGATTCGCTACGACGTCTTCcaataagaagaagcaatCGGAAATATACATTTGTCTGAGGAATAATAATATTCCTTGCATCCTTGCTACCCAAACTTGCGTCGTTATTATTGTATCAGGCTGCCTtatctctcttcccctcAACTTTTAATCCTTCCAATCTTCCAACACATTTTTTGGCGACAATTGTTACACTTTCTACTGATTGCTTGTAATGGCATCTTCGCAAACACTATCGGGAAACAAATTCGGTAACTCCAACAATGTACACCAAGGCGACAACATCTACAACGACTGCCAAGTCGTTCAAGGTTCGACTAATTAATATTCCGTCTGTGTTCAGTATCAATGTAGCTGACCATTCATACCAGCTGAAAATGACTCGGACAATGTCTACCTTCGAGATTTGAGTCAGACGGATCCTAGACTCGACAAAATGAGAATTTTAGAAACAAAAGGCCCTTTGCTACGTGAATCATATAGTTGGATCCTTGGCCACCAAGATTTTAAACAATGGCTTGATGCGCAAAACGGAACTCTATGGATCAAGGGTGACCctggaaaagggaaaacaaTGCTTCTCTGTGGGGTAATTGAAAGCCTAGAAGAGAATAACGACACGGAGGATGACATTGCCTACTTTTTCTGCCAGGCAACAGATTCTCGCATCAATACTGCAGCAGCTATCCTTGGAGGTTTAACCTTTGGCCTTGCTCGTCGGAAAACATCGCTGCTCTCTTACGTGAGAGAAAAGCATCTGAGTCCGGGAAAGTCGCTATTTGATAATCCAAATGGTTGGGTTGCCATTTGCGACATCTTCGAGACTGTTATTCAGGACTCTGCACTATCGCGCATTGTTCTGATTGTTGATGCCCTCGACGAATGTGTAACAACAAATCGAGATTCTTTTCTGCGATTGGTTGTGAGAACAAGTTCCAGAGTAAAATGGCTTCTATCTAGCCGCAATTTGGAAGATATACAACGACGACTCCTGTCAAAGGACTCAGTTAACCCGTTGAGTCTCGAACTCAAAGAGAATGCAGAAGCAGTATCACAAGCTGTTCGCAGCTATATCGACCACTGCGTTGCTCACCTGGAATTTATCCAAGAGAGTGAAGAACTCAAAACGAAAGTTCGTGACGCTCTTGAGCGTAAGGCGAATGACACATTCTTATGGGTAGCTCTTGTACTTCATCAACTTCAAGACGCCATGGAGTGGGAAGTGCTAGAGATACTGGAGCAGATGCCAGAAGGTTTGAATAACCTATATGATTTAATGATGAACCAGATACAGAAACAGCCCCAGCAAAGACGCGATTTCTGCATAAAACTTCTTTCGATAGCCATTTCAGCATATCAGCCTTTACATCTTGGAGAGCTCAACTTTATGTGGGAAATGGAAGCGGACAACCCACGAGGTCATAGGACTATCCGGAGAGCCGTGCAGCTCTGTGGCTCGTTCCTCACTGTGAGAAGCGATGTCGTCTATTTTATTCACCAATCAGCCAAAGATTTTGTGCTTCAAAAAAGTATAGAAGCTGGTATAACGAACGAACATTATTATATTTTCGAGCGGTCGCTCGATAGTATGGTCAGACGTCTTTCACGTAACATTTATAATCTCAACTCACTCGATATACGACAAAACGAAATTTCCGTGCCGTGGCCAGATCCATTAGCTGACTGTCGATACCAATGCATATATTGGATTGATCATCTTTTAGCTGCAAGTGACGAAGAGAGGGCTGAAGCTCTTCAGGATTATAGCCGCCTACATAGCTTTTTCATAGACCTTTATCTATGCTGGCTGGAGGCTATTTCTCTATTGCGAAGCATGGATCGTCCTCTTGCAGCAATTCAGAAACTTATATTCCTGATCGTAAGTTTCAATGATAGGTTGGATCCTCGTCAGTCACACTAACATACGTAATTGTTCActtgaagaagcaggatGCACCTAAACTGAAAGAGCAAATGGAAGGTGCCATACTCTTTATCCAATCATATACAGAGAAGATAGAAACTTTTCCTTTGCAAGTCTACTCCTTGGTATTGGAATTTGAGTCtgaatatagctttattcgACAAAAATTGGATTCGGACAAGAGTGACAAGAGTGACAAGAGTGACAAGAGTGACAAGAGTGACAAGAGTGACAAGAGTGACAAGGGTGCCAAGGGTGCCAATTCCAAGAAGAGGGACTGGAACAGGAAGCCCGGTCAGCTTAATGCAGTTGAAAGGGAAGCCGAAAGCATCGAGTGGGATGAATTTGGTGAGGATGGGGGGAGTACCGTGGGGAGCACTCAATCTTTGATTTTCGACCATGATCTTCGGAGCAGGGGAACAAGGCCATCTACCGTACCCACGTCACATCCAGGAATGAAGGGGCAAGCGCTAAGTCCAGTGCCCGCAATCCCggaagctggagagctgaAAATAGCAGATCAAGGAGAGGCTGGATCTGATAATCCTGAAGGTTTACAAGGCTCAGATCTTTTggctgaagacgaagaggaagagcaacAACTTGCTTTAGACGATTGTGATGTTGAAACTACTTACTCTATTGACACGCTATCGGATGATCCGAAACTGCGTTACCTGCAAGTCTTTGCTGAGCAACTAGCTGAGGATATGAAGAAAGTTTCTGATGAATTTTGCTTCGAGAACATTGAGGCAGAATATCTTGATACTGTGCTGAGGGAATTTGCATGGAAGTTATATGGCGAGTCCTCAAACCCATTCCAATGGGAAGCATCAGTTATCATCCATAGGAAACGTAAGTAAGTGCAATCGCGCAAATTTTCTCCAGAAAAGCCTTTTTGTTGACAGTGGACTAGGAATATCATCGAACTTCTAGTCCCCCATCCGCCGGACCACGACGACATAAAAGGTCAAGATGTTGAAGATATTTTGACTGAGGATGAGGACCAAGATGAGTTCTTAAGTCGAGCAACATTTAGGAAACCCAGGAGCACGGTTATGCAATGGGTGGTTGGCGTTGAAACATCGCCCCATGTAGACGATGAACTGGGTCCGTCCACAGAGGGTGAACCTTCTCATGGCGATAATGAGCATGAATATGGCTTAAAAGAGTCGTTGCCTCGACAGGCGCACAGTCTTGACATCCTCCCACAACTCCCGTACTACGAAGAATTCATCAGAGTGTCCGACGCGTACCAGTGGCTTCTAACCAAGATTTGCCAGCATGGCCTTCTGAAGTTTAAAGAACCAAACACAATGCTGGAGATCGGGACGAATATTCGAAACAAGCTGCGGGCACAAGAGCCGCTGCGAAAGATGAGCAGTCGAAAGCCACCATCTGTGGTGAAGATGACGTTCTACTTTGGCTGGAACCCGGCTCGCTCGATGAATGACGCAGGCTTTGCTCCTCCATATGAAGAAGCTCTTGGAAGAGTCGTCTGCTTAACGGGCTCGTGGAACGAAGCGCAGGCCTCGACCGTGAGGGACTACATGGATCAAACATGGCCTCAGTCTGGACACGCTCTAATCACTCTAATGCAGACCCTTCTATCAATTCCCGAGGGTCAAGAATGCTTTTGTGAGATTTGAAGCGGGAATATTATTGTATAGATACTGACGAATTCTTAGACCAAGCGGATGAATCCATTTCACCCAAACACAGGATTGGCATTGGAGCGGCACACTTGCCATCCAAGGCCCCGCGACTTACCGCCTGTGTCCAATCTCCATCCTTGTGCTGCATTTCAGTGACTGGAGGCCTATACTTTGTATCCGAGATCAGCGAACAAATTGGTTGGTTAGCCTCAGCCCTGCAGTCCTCTTCGGACCATCACGGTCCAGTCGCGTGCACGCCTAGTGTCAATAATTTCCAGGTGATCATCCATGAGGAAGAGTTTCATGCACTGATGGTGGTCGGGTCATGTAACCTGTCTTTGAACCTGGAGATAGCAGATGCATCGGCATTAAATCCTGGCTTCTGCTGGGGCCCCCTATTCTGTGACCCTGTCCTGGT is drawn from Trichoderma asperellum chromosome 4, complete sequence and contains these coding sequences:
- a CDS encoding uncharacterized protein (TransMembrane:9 (o20-38i50-73o132-149i158-177o240-261i281-299o311-333i340-360o366-384i)), whose product is MAVLDSGGSAIRAGSSGKPISLILLTVQNSAFILIMHFSRIMPPAGDHRYFPSTAVFLHEVIKLAVSLTLALYEASKTLAPSTPATVLFEQIYNAMFSADGWKLIIPGVFYTLQNILQYVAIENLDAVHFQVLYQLKILTTALFSVYLLSRPLGFKRWLALIVLTLGVSIVSLPGSTTTTDVPSADSLLLHGMPDHFFPRSRHELGHAVLDDAPAHLTRRSATYEGIDNDLHSLEPPMNYSVGVTAVLIAAAVSGLTGVYFEKILKENSSQASVWIRNLQLSFYSMIAALFGGVMWQDGSGIREHGFFEGYNAIVWATVILQAADGLLASLVIRDADNIIKNFATSISIILSFLVSVWVFEFKVTFTFLLGTVLVLLATYMYSVSEEVPLRGRPPAIRVAKFEKPAIEQLLTPLGTPRLGPSKHLGSVDPFDVKGVASTSSRPSSPMFARSGSRLAPQKEL
- a CDS encoding uncharacterized protein (EggNog:ENOG41~TransMembrane:2 (o500-518i1227-1246o)); its protein translation is MASSQTLSGNKFGNSNNVHQGDNIYNDCQVVQAENDSDNVYLRDLSQTDPRLDKMRILETKGPLLRESYSWILGHQDFKQWLDAQNGTLWIKGDPGKGKTMLLCGVIESLEENNDTEDDIAYFFCQATDSRINTAAAILGGLTFGLARRKTSLLSYVREKHLSPGKSLFDNPNGWVAICDIFETVIQDSALSRIVLIVDALDECVTTNRDSFLRLVVRTSSRVKWLLSSRNLEDIQRRLLSKDSVNPLSLELKENAEAVSQAVRSYIDHCVAHLEFIQESEELKTKVRDALERKANDTFLWVALVLHQLQDAMEWEVLEILEQMPEGLNNLYDLMMNQIQKQPQQRRDFCIKLLSIAISAYQPLHLGELNFMWEMEADNPRGHRTIRRAVQLCGSFLTVRSDVVYFIHQSAKDFVLQKSIEAGITNEHYYIFERSLDSMVRRLSRNIYNLNSLDIRQNEISVPWPDPLADCRYQCIYWIDHLLAASDEERAEALQDYSRLHSFFIDLYLCWLEAISLLRSMDRPLAAIQKLIFLIKQDAPKLKEQMEGAILFIQSYTEKIETFPLQVYSLVLEFESEYSFIRQKLDSDKSDKSDKSDKSDKSDKSDKSDKGAKGANSKKRDWNRKPGQLNAVEREAESIEWDEFGEDGGSTVGSTQSLIFDHDLRSRGTRPSTVPTSHPGMKGQALSPVPAIPEAGELKIADQGEAGSDNPEGLQGSDLLAEDEEEEQQLALDDCDVETTYSIDTLSDDPKLRYLQVFAEQLAEDMKKVSDEFCFENIEAEYLDTVLREFAWKLYGESSNPFQWEASVIIHRKRKNIIELLVPHPPDHDDIKGQDVEDILTEDEDQDEFLSRATFRKPRSTVMQWVVGVETSPHVDDELGPSTEGEPSHGDNEHEYGLKESLPRQAHSLDILPQLPYYEEFIRVSDAYQWLLTKICQHGLLKFKEPNTMLEIGTNIRNKLRAQEPLRKMSSRKPPSVVKMTFYFGWNPARSMNDAGFAPPYEEALGRVVCLTGSWNEAQASTVRDYMDQTWPQSGHALITLMQTLLSIPEGQECFYQADESISPKHRIGIGAAHLPSKAPRLTACVQSPSLCCISVTGGLYFVSEISEQIGWLASALQSSSDHHGPVACTPSVNNFQVIIHEEEFHALMVVGSCNLSLNLEIADASALNPGFCWGPLFCDPVLVRGYPILRRTQQNTGLEMSLANMTAIVGSQQVVRWGERMIIKGFNMLMIATLAAADMIVWHLLVSEQPEERISYIDSRLDTLDSEVPKDVSLRTLEERRHVIGWCSKVTELCGDATANLNIKSSGLREPPASIVIDRLYIKAGANFAAGLDMTFNKKKKPFWLMRQKDYPSLLKWVSIQPIVFYDVADRRAWLIDGASALLHLVRVSLYLDKNDPESVYDWIFDATKFKDKWRGVTGRQAALNTLKDWDNLNLNIYIADKQRRSDGGVETEYATFGTRVKQILHSIEILIDKQVMSGSQDGVQISQTLNIRRDIIGFDIRDIIDPVSAIHARIQRVDSLGHGWVDLISSIGTTTIFGRGFGDLISPREPHALCSEWISVPKGKDYMVASTAMLQMLHDRRLLRMEPSLSPGEMTSKIVWASANHPFKSCGCLQKSTSSFEDGDLHINSVQFLVAKSSWTSRLMLRGLTPVDVMTLDGNGAVIFGHVPFLSLKSEGKSAFEQQGENLDAASSVELSSQGKLPPRLANPATSESARSAGSTGITSPSLEASRSVKIQKEDNSGVNINEVSDKKGKRRRHFMKFFRR